The following proteins are co-located in the Besnoitia besnoiti strain Bb-Ger1 chromosome Unknown contig00007, whole genome shotgun sequence genome:
- a CDS encoding uncharacterized protein (encoded by transcript BESB_075230) produces MEGERLLFVARCAVLVVPGGRSRGVDSLSALGFSPLYPESAAAAQPTAGGLCQDYFPADAPVLNYCQNGAECTVQLSSGKLLQIVCDCAALQTTEYLYAGPACSIKQKLAYVAGSFGTNVRNTCWLENLLGLNTWKDVPSRVASFCYTVPCPSPDGSSI; encoded by the exons atggagggagagaggcttTTGTTTGTTGCGCGTTGCGCCGTTCTTGTGGTGCCGGGAGGCCGtagccgcggcgtcgacagcctctccgctctcggcttttctcctctctaCCCCG AatcagcggcggcggcgcagcccacGGCTGGGGGCTTGTGTCAAGACTATTTTCCTGCGGATGCGCCGGTACTGAACTACTGCCAGAACGGCGCTGAGTGCACAGTTCAGCTGAGTAGCG GCAAACTTCTTCAAATCGTCTGcgactgcgcggcgctccagaCGACTGAGTACCTTTACGCGGGACCCGCCTGCTCAATCAAACAAAAACTCGCCTACGTCGCAGGCTCCT TTGGAACGAACGTGAGAAACACGTGCTGGTTGGAGAATCTGCTTGGCCTAAACACCTGGAAAGACGTTCCCTCCCGCGTAGCTTCGTTCTGCTACACGGTGCCTTGCCCTAGCCCAGACGGCTCAAGCATAtaa
- a CDS encoding clathrin adaptor complex small chain family protein (encoded by transcript BESB_075240) gives MIKFILMVNKQGQTRLSQYYDFMPIPERVTLESELIRKCLSRTELQCSFVQYRQYSVIYRRYASLYFIVGVKDEEVNELAVLEFVHCLVETLDKFFENVCELDIMFHLEKAHFILDEMVMDGCIVETNKANVLAPIHMMDIASNS, from the exons ATGATAAAGTTCATTCTGATGGTCAACAAGCAGGGCCAGACGCGCCTGTCGCAGTACTACGACTTCATGCCGATTCCCGAGAGAGTGACGCTGGAGAGCGAGCTCATTCGGAAGTGCCTCAGCCGCACGGAGCTGCAGTGTTCCTTCGTCCAGTATCGGCAATACAGCGTCATCTACCGAAG GTACGCGAGTCTGTACTTCATTGTCGGCGTGAAGGACGAGGAGGTCAACGAGCTCGCGGTGCTGGAGTTCGTGCACTGCCTCGTGGAGACCCTCGACAAGTTCTTCGAGAACGTCTGCGAGCTGGACATCATGTTTCACCTCGAAAAGGCTCACTTCATTCTGGACGAGATGGTGATGGACGGCTGCATCGTGGAGACGAACAAGGCGAACGTTTTGGCTCCGATCCACATGATGGATATCGCCTCCAACTCGTGA
- a CDS encoding rhodanese family domain-containing protein (encoded by transcript BESB_075250) codes for MLLKSPLGFVSLARAFLVDRPSVRFASRAWLSSCLSAPVCARGVAPLRRTCDEGWLALRRCSESCRRLEQTPALALSSALLTLEKELLRTSSRSPKRLLSTQTTPEAAPSASASHGSSRGGVSKPEGAAGEPGASEIPEVDRAFVRRLSEAAPAQRLDGKAYFLLDVREPSELQELGFIPGATNVPLNRLEEAFLMEPQAFEKEFHSVKPDPDVALVVYCQRGMRSTKGCGILARLGLRSLNYRGSYADWSAACVAEKKK; via the exons ATGTTGTTGAAGAGTCCTCTCGGGTTCGTTTCCCTCGCGAGGGCCTTCCTCGTGGATCGCCCTTCCGTGCGtttcgcttcgcgcgcgtggctttcttcctgcctctctgcgccagtctgcgcccgcggcgtcgcgcctctccgccgaaCTTGCGATGAAGGGtggctggcgctgcggcgatgcAGCGAGAGCTGTCGACGGCTGGAACAGACCcccgcgctggcgctctccagcgcgctTCTTACCCTCGAAAAGGAACTCCTTCGGACCTCCTCGCGATCGCCGAAAAGGCTGTTGTCAACTCAAACCACCCCCG aagcagctccgagtgcctccgcgtcgcacggcagctcgcgcggcggggtcTCGAAgcccgaaggcgccgcgggagagccTGGAGCTTCTGAGATCCCGGAGGTCGatcgcgccttcgtccgACGCTTGAGTGAGGCAGCCCCGGCACAGCGCCTCGACGGAAAGGCCTACTTCCTTCTCGACGTGAGGGAGCCTTCTGAGCTTCAG GAATTGGGATTCATTCCGGGAGCGACGAACGTGCCTCTCAACCGCCTCGAGGAGGCCTTCCTGATGGAGCCGCAGGCGTTTGAAAAAGA GTTTCACTCCGTGAAGCCCGACCCCGATGTAGCGCTGGTCGTCTACTGTCAAAGAG GCATGCGGTCTACGAAGGGCTGCGGcattctcgcgcgccttggTCTGCGCAGTTTGAATTATCGCGGCTCCTACGCGGACTGGAgcgctgcgtgcgtcgcagagaagaagaaataA
- a CDS encoding serine/threonine specific protein phosphatase (encoded by transcript BESB_075260), translating into MASANIFHGSSRAGLPRDAVQIIPGRFCFLCMTGTPRDTQTIHFFSTDDRFQYEPFFADFGPLNLSCIYKYAKLLESKLEETKGCQKILIHCTSTEVDRRANAALLIGAAQMLLFGVTAQEAYRPFFSCPKFEPFRDATCGPCSFKLTVLDCLKGLEYAMKLGWFDYKTFNVDEYDYYEKLENGDMNWIIPNRLLAFSCPSSATGDNDGYTTCTPEDYVAVFNRLGIKTVIRLNKRQYDARKFTDRNIEHVDLFFLDGTCPSREIIQKFLHVVENRDHPIAVHCKAGLGRTGTLIGCYAIKNFRFPAVEWIGWNRMCRPGSVLGPQQQFLTEIQHELFQMSVAENLRNPRRTQLSKSPAGSSTASSTHLKDDLADCLAKLSLDDRRVAEYGDAGQGERLLNAKRQQQAGVSSGTPPTAAPPVNGIDRGPQRKILPLPLLLSRPLSSTTVPFTELRKGPSMGTTVNLAPSKCASTVTTAGGAGHDGVPSSIAAAAGRAPRCSARSDR; encoded by the exons ATGGCCAGCGCAAACATTTTTCACGGCTCTTCGCGGGCGGGCCTGCCTCGAGATGCGGTTCAAATCATTCCAGGTCGattctgcttcctctgcatGACGGGGACTCCTCGAGACACGCAAACTATACACTTCTTCAGCACAGACGACAGGTTCCAGTACGAGCCGTTCTTCGCGGATTTTGGGCCCCTCAACCTCAGCTGCATCTACAAATACGCGAAACTCTTAGAATCCAAG CTCGAAGAGACAAAGGGATGCCAGAAGATCCTTATTCACTGTACATCTACCGAGGTGGACAGGCGAGCGAATGCAGCCCTTCTGATCGGCGCTGCACAGATGCTGCTCTTCGGCGTGACTGCTCAAGAAGCGTACAGACCCTTCTTCAGCTGCCCCAAATTCGAGCCCTTCCGGGACGCAACCTGTGGACCTTGCAGCTTCAAGTTGACAGTTCTCGACTGTCTCAAGGGGCTGGAGTACGCAATGAAG CTAGGCTGGTTCGACTACAAGACATTCAACGTCGACGAGTACGACTACTACGAGAAACTGGAAAACGGCGATATGAACTGGATCATCCCAAATCGCCTTCTCGCGTTCTCATGTCCGTCGAGCGCCACCGGGGACAATGACGGGTACACGACGTGCACCCCCGAAGACTACGTGGCGGTTTTCAACCGCTTGGGAATCAAAACAGTCATACGGCTCAACAAGCGCCAGTATGACGCCAGAAAGTTCACTGACAGAAACATCGAGCATGTCGACCTCTTCTTTTTAGACGGGACATGCCCCAGCAG AGAAATCATTCAGAAGTTCCTTCATGTCGTGGAGAACAGGGACCACCCCATCGCGGTGCACTGCAAGGCTGGACTGGGGCGGACAGGGACCCTGATAGGGTGCTACGCAATTAAAAACTTCAG GTTCCCTGCTGTCGAGTGGATCGGCTGGAATCGGATGTGCCGCCCAGGAAGCGTTCTCGGACCTCAGCAGCAGTTCTTGACAGAAATTCAG CATGAGCTGTTTCAGATGAGCGTCGCAGAGAACTTGAGGAATCCACGTCGAACCCAGCTTTCGAAATCGCCTGCTGGGTCGTCAACAGCCTCGTCAACGCATCTGAAAGATGATCTTGCTGACTGTTTGGCG AAGCTGTCTCTGGACGACCGCCGCGTGGCGGAGTATGGAGATGCTGGACAGGGCGAGCGCCTGCTAAATGCCAAGCG gcagcagcaggcaggCGTGTCGAGCGGCACGCCGCCaacggctgcgccgcccgtcAACGGCATAGACAGAgggccgcagaggaagattcttcctctgcctcttcttctgtcgcGTCCTTTGTCCAGCACGACAGTGCCGTTCACAGAGCTGCGGAAAGGCCCCAGCATGGGGACGACGGTGAATCTGGCGCCGAGCAAATGCGCCTCGACTGTCACCACGGCAGGCGGAGCTGGCCATGACGGCGTCCCTTCGTCGattgctgccgctgctggaaGAGCGCCGAGGTGTTCAGCTCGAAGCGACCGCTGA
- a CDS encoding uncharacterized protein (encoded by transcript BESB_075270), whose translation MPSYLCAGAMLCGDALHSTQHHRVCASPRNCAKLTSHLAHPGFNTLSAGRGGAAHNPGSYSNSMAQLACSQSRKTQTWGQGQHGSTSRRGSFASIPPPSLSHQKALQLEKQEKATHPRETTSSHHHLNGKLHDLVDAIRHPRSHSTQCVRISTSSLHIGECPEVPEHTATFALKRTGMLKWQEAAGEEEEDEKEKELSLRSESPRERKTHGVGKNHSAPNLLRKTAPHSPELTTRPTPGSVAMLKELEVEGSVHAESVASTAPSLASTSSYLSGLAALSGIDSDASAPSPRKAVSAPPKQGSSAAHKLPSACRGGEELRRVDTNSPTTLSASSLIPSFGVKKGLSWNKLKERLRKGSKGSA comes from the exons ATGCCGTCTTACTTGTGCGCGGGAGCGAtgctctgcggcgacgcgctgcacTCTACGCAGCATCAccgcgtgtgcgcctcgccccgGAACTGCGCCAAATTGACAAGTCACTTGGCGCATCCCGGCTTCAACACGCTgtccgcaggccgcgggggTGCGGCACACAACCCGGGCTCGTACTCGAACTCGATGGCGCAGCTCGCTTGTTCACAGTCTCGCAAGACGCAGACCT GGGGGCAAGGACAGCACGGGAGCaccagcagacgcggcagctTCGCGAGCATTCCACCGCCCTCGTTGAGCCACCAAAAGGCCCTTCAGCTGGAGAAgcaggagaaggcgacgcacccgcgcgagacgactTCGTCGCATCACCACCTCAACGGCAAGCTGCATGATTTGGTGGACGCAATCCGGCACCCGCGCTCGCACAGCACGCAG TGCGTGAGGATCTCCACTTCGAGTCTGCACATCGGCGAGTGTCCCGAGGTCCCAGAGCACACAGCCACGTTCGCGCTGAAGCGAACCGGGATGCTCAAGTGGCAAGAAGCTGCgggtgaagaagaagaggacgagaaggagaaggagctcAGCCTGCGGTCAGAGTCGcccagagagaggaagactcATGGCGTCGGGAAAAACCACAGCGCTCCCAACCTCCTTCGCAAAACCGCGCCTCACTCTCCCGAGCTAACTACTCGT CCGACGCCCGGCAGTGTGGCGATGCTGAAGGAGCTCGAGGTCGAGGGCTCAGTTCACGCGGAGAGCGTCGCCTCCACTGCGCCCAGCCTCGCGTCGACAAGCTCCTACCTCTCAGGTTTGGCTGCACTCTCGGGGATCGATTCGgatgcctctgcgccgtcgccgaggaaggcggtAAGTGCACCGCCGAAACAAggaagcagcgcggcgcacaAGCTTCCTTCTGCCTGTCGTGGAG GGGAGGAGCTACGTCGCGTGGACACGAACTCGCCCACAACtctttcggcgtcttcgctgatTCCGAGTTTTGGCGTGAAGAAGGGCTTATCGTGGAACAAGCTGAAGGAGCGACTGCGCAAAGGCAGTAAGGGGTCCGCCTGA